The following coding sequences are from one Lolium rigidum isolate FL_2022 chromosome 6, APGP_CSIRO_Lrig_0.1, whole genome shotgun sequence window:
- the LOC124662178 gene encoding probable dual-specificity RNA methyltransferase RlmN yields the protein MAFWLSAQLLCSPSISAFCSSTMPKVFREALVGAGWSVGRSPVHHAVTATDGTTKILLKLEDNRLVETVGIPVDDRGTPRLTACVSSQVGCPLRCSFCATGKGGFARNLKGHEIVEQVLAIEESFKQRVTNVVFMGMGEPMLNLKAVLEAHTCLNKELKIGQRMMTISTVGVPNTINKLATHKLQSTLAVSLHAPNQTLRETIVPSAKSYPLEALMDDCKNYFLETGRRVSFEYTLLAGINDDKAHAEELAALLHACGGGYHVNLIPYNPVEGSEYKRPYRKAIQAFVDGLESRKITVSVRQTRGLDANATCGQLRNEFQKNPLLESSMPLEPNQLTESSTPSEPSLVAA from the exons ATGGCCTTCTGGCTCTCCGCACAACTTTTGTGCAGCCCTTCAATCTCCGCCTTCTGCTCCAGCACCA TGCCCAAGGTGTTCCGGGAGGCGCTGGTTGGGGCCGGCTGGAGCGTCGGCCGGTCGCCGGTGCACCACGCCGTCACCGCCACCGATGGCACCACCAAG ATACTTCTCAAGCTGGAGGACAACAGGTTGGTCGAGACGGTGGGGATCCCCGTCGACGACAGGGGCACGCCGAGACTCACCGCCTGCGTTTCATCGCAG GTTGGCTGCCCCTTGCGCTGCTCATTCTGCGCCACGGGCAAGGGAGGGTTCGCGCGGAACCTTAAGGGGCACGAGATCGTCGAGCAG GTCTTGGCCATAGAGGAGTCGTTCAAGCAGAGGGTGACGAATGTGGTGTTCATGGGAATGGGTGAGCCCATGTTGAATCTGAAAGCAGTTCTGGAGGCACACACATGCTTGAATAAG GAACTAAAGATTGGGCAAAGGATGATGACAATCTCCACAGTAGGTGTTCCCAACACGATAAATAAGCTAGCAACTCACAAGCTTCAGTCAACGCTGGCAGTCAG CCTACATGCCCCAAATCAGACGCTGCGTGAAACAATTGTTCCAAGTGCGAAATCATATCCGCTGGAAGCATTAATGGATGACTGCAAGAATTATTTCCTCGAAACTGGACGCAGGGTATCCTTCGAGTACACTCTGCTAG CTGGGATTAATGATGACAAGGCGCATGCTGAAGAACTCGCGGCACTGCTGCACGCATGTGGAGGTGGGTACCACGTGAACCTGATTCCCTATAACCCTGTAGAAGGTTCCGAGTACAAGAGGCCTTACAGAAAAGCG ATTCAAGCATTTGTCGATGGGCTGGAATCTCGGAAGATCACGGTCAGCGTTCGACAGACCCGTGGGCTTGATGCTAATGCAACCTGTGGGCAACTCAGGAATGAGTTCC AAAAGAATCCACTGCTCGAATCATCTATGCCCTTGGAGCCGAACCAGCTCACCGAGTCGTCTACACCCTCAGAGCCCAGTCTAGTTGCTGCTTGA